One window of the Oceanicaulis sp. genome contains the following:
- a CDS encoding AGE family epimerase/isomerase, translating into MGEQSKTIIQPAILCGGHGSRLWPLSTERRPKPFLPLVSRRSMLAETAARVAGETGEIAFAPVFAVGSARHETLLKAELPGAGLVLEPLARNSGPAIAAACLAAPDSLLLLLPADHHITDIDAFRAAIARGAPSAEDGALVTFGIKPDRPATGYGYICADFDTTGAPAAVERFVEKPDADTAAEYLASGRYAWNAGIFLARADALINAFETHAPEMIAAARAAMAETGLIRPGEVRRLDPAEFARAPSNSIDYAVMEKAEKVAVVPVDMGWSDIGDHGALYALKAATGHTHEGAVFTRDAERCFIRSEGPMVAVRGVSDLAVVATTRGVLVTPLADAGSTKPLAEDAAVRGFAGALSDQATQKVRDWLFETCLPLWAETAWDDKNGGFVESLGLSGAPEPDLPRRGRVAPRQIYAFAQAMMLGWDDPAAEKLVLDGLDYLDTRARAPGGGWASLLSPTGDALDPALALYDHAFIVLAGAWAYRATGETGARRLAEEALEIIAERMADPVHGGWWDTDARTGPRRSNPHMHLLEAALSLHRATGETSALDLALDIVELFETRFFDPRTGALTEYFEPDWTRAPGPAGRLSEPGHCYEWAVLLGFFEEAQGRDLISWRRRLIDFADRVGRDARGFAYDAVDLSANVLKPTRRLWPQLEMFRARLFHPETAPPGEAERVLETVWSEYLAAGPEGGWMDAFDAEGRPAASHVPASMLYHILTAFSPLCWR; encoded by the coding sequence ATGGGCGAACAGTCGAAAACCATCATCCAGCCCGCGATCCTGTGCGGCGGGCACGGCTCGAGGCTCTGGCCGCTCTCCACCGAACGCCGGCCCAAGCCCTTCCTGCCGCTGGTTTCGCGCCGCTCCATGCTGGCCGAGACCGCCGCGCGGGTCGCAGGCGAGACCGGAGAGATCGCCTTCGCGCCGGTCTTCGCGGTCGGCTCGGCGCGCCATGAAACGCTTCTGAAGGCCGAGCTTCCCGGCGCCGGGCTGGTGCTCGAACCGCTGGCGCGCAACTCAGGACCCGCGATCGCGGCGGCGTGCCTGGCCGCGCCGGACTCCCTGCTGCTGCTTCTGCCCGCCGACCATCACATCACCGATATCGACGCCTTCCGCGCGGCGATCGCGCGCGGCGCGCCGTCTGCGGAAGACGGGGCGCTCGTCACCTTCGGGATCAAGCCCGACCGGCCCGCCACCGGCTACGGCTATATCTGCGCCGATTTCGACACGACCGGCGCGCCGGCGGCCGTCGAGCGCTTCGTCGAGAAACCCGACGCAGATACTGCGGCTGAGTATCTCGCGTCCGGCCGCTACGCCTGGAACGCAGGCATTTTCCTCGCTCGCGCCGATGCGTTGATCAACGCGTTCGAGACCCATGCGCCCGAGATGATCGCCGCAGCCCGGGCGGCCATGGCCGAGACCGGACTGATCAGGCCCGGCGAGGTGCGCCGGCTCGACCCCGCCGAATTCGCCAGGGCGCCATCCAATTCCATCGACTACGCGGTGATGGAGAAAGCCGAAAAGGTCGCCGTCGTGCCCGTCGACATGGGCTGGAGCGATATCGGCGATCACGGCGCGCTCTATGCGCTCAAGGCCGCGACGGGCCACACCCATGAAGGCGCGGTCTTCACCCGCGACGCCGAACGCTGCTTCATCCGCAGCGAAGGCCCGATGGTCGCCGTGCGCGGGGTGTCCGACCTCGCGGTGGTCGCGACGACACGCGGCGTGCTGGTCACGCCTCTGGCCGACGCAGGCTCGACCAAGCCGCTCGCCGAGGACGCCGCCGTGCGCGGCTTCGCCGGCGCGCTGAGCGATCAGGCCACGCAGAAAGTCCGAGACTGGCTGTTTGAGACCTGCCTGCCGCTCTGGGCCGAAACCGCCTGGGACGACAAGAACGGCGGCTTCGTTGAAAGCCTCGGCTTGTCGGGCGCGCCTGAACCCGATCTGCCGCGCCGCGGCCGGGTCGCGCCGCGTCAGATCTACGCGTTCGCCCAGGCGATGATGCTGGGCTGGGACGATCCGGCGGCGGAAAAGCTGGTGCTGGACGGGCTCGACTATCTCGACACGCGCGCCCGCGCGCCGGGCGGGGGCTGGGCGAGCCTTCTCAGCCCGACCGGCGACGCGCTCGATCCTGCGCTCGCGCTTTACGATCACGCCTTCATCGTGCTCGCCGGCGCCTGGGCCTACCGCGCCACCGGCGAGACCGGCGCACGGCGGCTCGCAGAAGAGGCGCTTGAGATCATCGCCGAGCGCATGGCCGACCCCGTTCATGGCGGCTGGTGGGACACCGACGCGCGCACCGGCCCGCGCCGCTCCAACCCGCACATGCACTTGCTCGAGGCCGCGCTGTCTCTGCACCGGGCGACCGGCGAGACCTCGGCGCTCGATCTCGCGCTCGACATCGTCGAATTGTTCGAGACCCGGTTCTTCGATCCGCGCACCGGCGCGCTGACCGAATATTTCGAACCTGACTGGACCCGCGCGCCGGGGCCCGCAGGCCGGCTCAGCGAGCCGGGCCATTGCTATGAATGGGCGGTGCTGCTGGGCTTCTTCGAGGAAGCACAGGGCCGCGACCTCATCAGCTGGCGGCGCCGCCTGATCGATTTCGCCGACCGGGTGGGCCGGGACGCGCGCGGCTTCGCCTATGACGCGGTCGATCTCTCCGCGAACGTCCTGAAGCCCACGCGCCGGCTCTGGCCGCAGCTCGAAATGTTCCGTGCACGGCTCTTCCACCCCGAGACCGCCCCGCCGGGCGAGGCCGAGCGGGTGCTGGAGACGGTGTGGAGCGAGTATCTCGCGGCAGGCCCCGAGGGCGGCTGGATGGACGCGTTCGACGCCGAAGGCCGGCCTGCGGCTTCCCATGTGCCTGCGAGCATGCTCTACCACATCCTCACCGCGTTCAGCCCGTTGTGCTGGCGCTGA
- the rfbD gene encoding dTDP-4-dehydrorhamnose reductase yields the protein MSGTLLILGRSGQLARALETAAGDGSWERVVTAGRSEADLSTPGAVRALIEKTEPGVVINAAAYTAVDKAESEPDAAFAVNADGAGEAAAAATEAGARFIHVSTDYVFSRNGPHGEYAQPDPVNVYGRSKLEGERRVLEACPRAAIVRTAGVFSGRGSDFPSAMWRLACENAPIRVVTDQRVSPTPADDLAVRLLALAEKGGSGVFHCAGAKGRSWYKIAEAALAALAKAGGPEREIEPISSDDMPRPAQRPSDSRLSSMRLEEATGLPAPDWKAGLDRAVKVWLSA from the coding sequence ATGAGCGGCACGCTGCTCATCCTCGGCCGGTCCGGCCAGCTCGCCCGCGCGCTCGAGACCGCGGCGGGTGACGGATCGTGGGAACGCGTGGTGACCGCCGGCCGCAGCGAGGCCGATCTCTCCACACCCGGAGCTGTCCGCGCCCTGATCGAAAAGACCGAGCCGGGCGTGGTGATCAACGCCGCCGCCTACACCGCCGTGGACAAGGCCGAAAGCGAGCCTGACGCCGCCTTCGCCGTGAACGCGGACGGCGCGGGCGAAGCCGCCGCTGCGGCCACCGAAGCGGGGGCGCGCTTCATTCACGTGTCCACCGACTATGTGTTTTCCAGGAACGGGCCGCATGGCGAGTACGCCCAGCCCGACCCGGTGAACGTGTACGGACGATCCAAGCTCGAAGGCGAGCGGCGCGTGCTCGAAGCCTGCCCCCGCGCCGCCATCGTCAGGACCGCCGGCGTGTTCAGCGGCCGGGGGTCGGATTTCCCAAGCGCGATGTGGCGGCTTGCGTGCGAGAACGCGCCGATCCGCGTCGTCACCGACCAGCGGGTCAGCCCCACCCCGGCCGATGATCTCGCCGTGCGCCTGCTCGCCCTCGCCGAGAAGGGCGGGTCGGGCGTCTTCCACTGCGCCGGCGCAAAAGGGCGCAGCTGGTACAAGATCGCCGAAGCCGCGCTCGCCGCGCTCGCAAAAGCCGGCGGGCCTGAACGCGAAATCGAACCGATCAGCAGTGACGACATGCCCCGCCCGGCGCAGAGGCCGTCCGACTCCCGGCTTTCGAGCATGCGTCTTGAAGAGGCCACGGGCCTGCCCGCGCCGGACTGGAAGGCCGGGCTCGACCGCGCGGTGAAGGTCTGGCTGTCGGCCTGA
- the rfbB gene encoding dTDP-glucose 4,6-dehydratase translates to MTRRAFVTGGAGFIGSALVFELIKAGWTVTVYDALTYAAAPGTVEALMKAGARIVTGDVRNREALRAALNESKADTVFHLAAETHVDRSIDAADDFVTTNVNGTFEVLEAVRARRDALPADRADGLVLVHVSTDEVFGALGPDDAPFSETTPYDPSSPYSASKAGSDHLARAWARTYGLDVRVSNCSNNYGPRQFPEKLIPLMVLNAFDRKPLPVYGDGSNRRDWLHVADHARALRLIAETGAAGRTYCVGGGAERSNLEVVEAICDIADRLDPGGAPRRELIKFVTDRPGHDWRYAIDASRIGAELGWAPARDFEDGLAETVSWYRENADWWAPLRARYAGGRLGAG, encoded by the coding sequence ATGACCCGGCGCGCCTTCGTCACCGGCGGGGCGGGCTTCATCGGCTCCGCGCTCGTCTTCGAACTGATTAAGGCGGGCTGGACGGTGACGGTCTACGACGCGCTGACCTACGCCGCCGCGCCGGGCACGGTTGAAGCCCTGATGAAAGCCGGTGCGCGGATCGTCACGGGGGACGTCCGGAACCGCGAGGCGCTGCGCGCCGCATTAAACGAAAGCAAGGCGGACACGGTCTTCCACCTCGCCGCGGAAACCCATGTCGACCGGTCGATCGATGCCGCGGACGATTTCGTGACCACCAATGTGAACGGGACGTTCGAGGTGCTCGAAGCGGTCCGCGCGCGGCGTGACGCCCTGCCTGCGGACCGTGCCGACGGCCTGGTGCTCGTGCACGTCTCCACCGACGAAGTGTTCGGCGCGCTCGGCCCGGACGACGCGCCGTTCTCCGAAACCACGCCCTATGATCCGTCCTCGCCCTATTCGGCCAGCAAGGCGGGCTCCGATCATCTGGCGCGCGCCTGGGCGCGGACCTACGGGCTCGACGTCCGCGTTTCGAACTGCTCGAACAATTACGGCCCGCGCCAGTTTCCCGAAAAGCTCATCCCGCTCATGGTTCTGAACGCCTTCGATCGCAAGCCTCTGCCGGTCTATGGAGACGGGTCGAACCGGCGCGACTGGCTGCATGTCGCCGATCATGCGCGCGCCCTCAGGCTGATCGCCGAGACCGGCGCGGCCGGCCGAACCTATTGCGTGGGCGGCGGGGCGGAGCGCAGCAATCTCGAGGTCGTCGAGGCGATTTGCGACATCGCCGACCGGCTCGATCCCGGCGGTGCGCCGAGGCGCGAGCTCATCAAGTTCGTCACTGACCGGCCCGGCCATGACTGGCGCTACGCGATCGACGCGAGCCGGATCGGCGCGGAGCTGGGCTGGGCGCCGGCGCGCGATTTCGAGGACGGCCTCGCCGAGACCGTTTCCTGGTATCGGGAGAACGCAGACTGGTGGGCGCCGCTGAGAGCGCGCTACGCCGGCGGGCGGCTGGGCGCGGGATGA
- the cysQ gene encoding 3'(2'),5'-bisphosphate nucleotidase CysQ, translated as MTDADDIAFALAAICLHAGVPVMNVYANDFMPEQKADRSPVTEADRLAEAVILDWLKRLMPGVPVLAEESFAAGVRPETGARFLLVDPVDGTREFIDRNGEFTINIALVEHGVPVAGCVYAPALGQIYAGGRRAFTAAATPGADIGSLDWRPIRTRAAPKDGLVALTSRSRVDEAAERFAREHGAARLVPTGSSLKFCKIAEGAADLYPRFGATMEWDIAAGHAVLAAAGGAVTTPGGDPFTYGKADAGYQNGPFVAWGRAPAG; from the coding sequence ATGACCGATGCTGACGATATCGCGTTCGCCCTCGCCGCGATCTGCCTTCACGCGGGCGTTCCGGTGATGAACGTCTATGCGAACGATTTCATGCCCGAACAGAAGGCCGACCGCTCGCCGGTGACCGAGGCGGACCGTCTGGCCGAAGCGGTGATCCTGGACTGGCTGAAACGGCTGATGCCCGGCGTCCCGGTTCTGGCTGAAGAAAGCTTCGCCGCCGGGGTCCGGCCCGAGACCGGCGCGCGCTTCCTTCTGGTCGATCCGGTGGACGGCACGCGCGAGTTCATCGATCGCAACGGCGAGTTCACGATCAATATCGCCCTCGTCGAGCACGGCGTGCCGGTCGCGGGATGCGTCTACGCTCCCGCGCTCGGGCAGATCTACGCCGGGGGAAGGCGCGCCTTCACCGCCGCCGCCACGCCCGGCGCCGACATCGGATCGCTGGACTGGCGGCCTATCAGGACGCGGGCCGCGCCGAAGGACGGGCTCGTCGCGCTGACAAGCCGCTCGCGCGTCGACGAAGCCGCCGAGCGGTTCGCGCGCGAGCATGGCGCGGCGCGCCTCGTGCCGACCGGGTCGTCGCTGAAATTCTGCAAGATCGCCGAGGGGGCGGCCGACCTTTACCCCCGCTTCGGCGCGACGATGGAGTGGGATATCGCGGCGGGCCATGCGGTGCTGGCCGCGGCGGGCGGCGCGGTCACCACGCCCGGCGGCGACCCCTTTACCTACGGCAAGGCGGACGCGGGCTATCAGAACGGTCCGTTCGTGGCCTGGGGGCGCGCGCCTGCGGGCTGA
- the rfbC gene encoding dTDP-4-dehydrorhamnose 3,5-epimerase codes for MDVERFDIEGPLLIRGRRHGDARGFFEETWSAEKLAGAGFDRAFVQDNLSLSAEAGTLRGLHYQAPPAAQGKLVMVLTGKIFDVAVDVREGSPSYGRHLAVELTADEPVKFWVPEGFLHGFVTLTPGTRVFYKVTAPYSAAHDGAIAWDDPDLAIDWPVDAPILSDKDAAAPRLANAAPLFPGTER; via the coding sequence ATGGACGTCGAACGGTTCGACATCGAGGGACCGCTGCTGATCCGCGGCCGCCGCCACGGCGACGCGCGCGGCTTCTTCGAGGAGACCTGGTCGGCGGAAAAGCTCGCCGGCGCCGGTTTCGATCGCGCCTTCGTGCAGGACAATCTGTCGCTCAGCGCCGAGGCCGGCACGCTGCGCGGGCTTCACTACCAGGCGCCGCCCGCCGCCCAGGGCAAGCTCGTCATGGTGCTGACCGGGAAAATCTTCGACGTCGCCGTGGACGTGCGCGAGGGCTCGCCGAGCTATGGCCGCCATTTGGCGGTCGAACTCACAGCCGATGAACCGGTGAAGTTCTGGGTCCCCGAAGGCTTCCTGCACGGCTTCGTGACGCTGACGCCCGGCACCCGCGTCTTCTACAAGGTCACCGCGCCCTATTCCGCCGCGCATGACGGCGCGATCGCCTGGGACGACCCCGACCTCGCCATCGACTGGCCGGTCGACGCGCCGATCCTGTCGGACAAGGACGCCGCCGCGCCCCGCCTGGCCAACGCCGCGCCGCTGTTTCCGGGGACCGAAAGATGA